A genomic segment from Epinephelus fuscoguttatus linkage group LG17, E.fuscoguttatus.final_Chr_v1 encodes:
- the fbxl6 gene encoding F-box/LRR-repeat protein 6 — protein sequence MMDSPEAEASAHSETRGDTTPSTSNTSGQGEDGPKLKKAALKRTTGNLTDAKTKKRKKARVSRPAQLGYTVHQGEDMLLVISSSTSQYDGSAWTPPKKGSKKKKKLTKGKVKASQIKKKKTVRAKPKVDNSPVAKEKEDVDLFVPKGAADNRWGQSLPEEVLVNIFQMVVVQDGAVPFLCRVARVCHLWNAAASSPVLWRKVTVGHCWIAPGKSQLPKTEKKVKDTFSWLAQNRFSRLRDFSLCHWTKNVTYAVEVVSQYCPHLCSLKLSYCTGLTATAFHSLGLHSRSLQSMNLQYSEFQVEGLLEYLENHGSQIKQMLYTHGLKSDRLLNAITRGNCPDLELLEVNTKLDSKHCELPICIQALQMACPKLKTFRMLNVRPLHKMMRSGADSTSGFPLLEELCIATASFSYMTDKDLWDILFGSTRLRVLDLRGCSRITPSGLTALPCPELECLFWGQYFSSNVGLSSTKKGLHMVTQKWRRTLQQLDIANQLFTEEDLEIAMSHLAHATEPDTLRSLNLSGTRITPSALRPVIVHMTALNYLNLSSCRYLPRGLKRIYRGQEEIRQLLDGLE from the exons ATGATGGATTCCCCGGAAGCAGAGGCTTCAGCCCACAGTGAGACAAGAGGTGACACCACACCAAGCACATCAAATACATCAGGTCAAGGAGAAGATGGACCAAAGCTGAAGAAGGCAGCTTTAAAGAGGACCACTGGTAACCTTACAGATGCCAAAACCAAGAAGCGTAAAAAGGCCAGAGTCTCCAGGCCTGCCCAGCTTGGCTACACTGTCCATCAAGGGGAAGATATGCTTCTCGTCATTTCAAGTTCTACCTCTCAGTATGATGGTTCCGCCTGGACTCCCCCAAAGAAGGGaagcaaaaagaagaagaagctaaCTAAAGGAAAAGTGAAAGCTAGTcagattaagaaaaaaaagacagtccGTGCCAAGCCTAAAGTGGATAATAGTCCTGTTGCCAAGGAAAAAGAGGACGTTGATTTGTTTGTGCCAAAGGGAGCAGCAGACAATAGATGGGGTCAAAGTCTTCCTGAGGAGGTGCTAGTCAATATATTTCAGATGGTTGTCGTACAAGATGGTGCTGTACCATTTCTATGCAg GGTGGCAAGAGTATGTCATCTGTGGAACGCCGCTGCCTCCAGTCCAGTTCTGTGGCGCAAAGTGACTGTAGGTCACTGCTGGATTGCACCAGGGAAAAGCCAGCTACCTAAAACTGAGAAGAAGGTTAAGGACACTTTCAGCTGGCTGGCACAGAACAG ATTCTCTCGCCTACGagacttctctctctgtcactggaCAAAGAATGTTACCTATGCAGTAGAG GTCGTGTCGCAGTACTGCCCCCACCTTTGCTCCCTCAAGCTCTCCTATTGTACAGGTCTGACAGCGACAGCCTTCCACAGCCTTGGTCTGCACAGCCGGTCTCTGCAGAGCATGAATCTCCAGTATTCAGAG TTTCAGGTTGAGGGACTCCTGGAGTACCTTGAAAATCATGGGAGCCAGATCAAGCAGATGTTGTACACTCATGGACTAAAGAGTGACAGACTTCTGAATGCCATCACC AGGGGAAACTGTCCTGATTTGGAGTTGCTGGAGGTCAACACAAAACTCGACAGTAAACATTGCGAACTTCCCATTTGCATCCAGGCACTACAGATGGCATGCCCTAAACTCAAG ACCTTCCGTATGCTGAATGTCAGACCTCTGCATAAGATGATGCGTAGTGGTGCCGATTCAACTTCAGGCTTCCCGTTACTGGAGGAACTGTGCATTGCAACTGCCTCTTTTTCCTACATGACAGACAAAGATCTGTGGGACATCCTCTTCGGCTCCACCAGGCTGCGGGTTCTGGACCTGCGAGGTTGTTCTCGAATCACACCATCCGGTCTCACAGCTTTACCCTGTCCTG AGCTTGAGTGTCTGTTCTGGGGACAGTATTTCAGCAGCAATGTTGGGTTGTCATCAACTAAGAAGGGGCTTCATATGGTGACCCAGAAATGGAGGCGAACACTGCAACAGCTTGACATTGCAAATCAGCTCTTCACTGAGGAGGACTTGGAGATAGCAATGAGTCACCTTGCACATGCCACAGAGCCAGATACCTTACGTTCACTCAACCTGAGTGGGACCAGGATCACACCATCTGCCCTCAG GCCAGTCATCGTCCATATGACTGCTCTAAACTACCTCAACCTTTCATCCTGCCGTTATCTTCCAAGAGGGCTAAAGAGAATTTACCGGGGCCAGGAAGAGATTCGCCAGCTGCTGGACGGATTGGAGTAG